One segment of Engraulis encrasicolus isolate BLACKSEA-1 chromosome 7, IST_EnEncr_1.0, whole genome shotgun sequence DNA contains the following:
- the usp2b gene encoding ubiquitin carboxyl-terminal hydrolase 2 — translation MPSMRQSYTVTVPEEPPAAAFPFHKQDIRRKSPQISRSMLVSTFVGLLINQAKNSKNAQGLVGLRNLGNTCFMNSILQCLSNTHDLRDYCLRNCHLTDLNKSCRAKAALMDEFAKLTQTLWTSAGNEAISPSDFKTQIQKYAPRFVGYNQQDAQEFLRFLLDGLHNEVNRVVGRPRVPVEDFDHLSDEEKGERMWSKYLEREDSKVVDLFVGQLKSSLTCNECGFCSTVFDPFWDLSLPIPKKGSSEVTLTDCIRLFTKEDVLDGDEKPICQRCKSRRKCTKKFTVQKFPKILVLHLKRFSEPGRVKTSKLSTFVNFPLKELDLREFASENSATAIYNLYAVSNHIGTTLGGHYTAYCRNPVLGEWHSYNDSRVSPMSSSSVRSSDAYVLFYELATSSRM, via the exons ATGCCGAGTATGCGACAGTCCTACACGGTCACCGTGCCCGAGGAACCGCCGGCGGCCGCTTTCCCTTTCCACAAACAGGACATACGTAGAAAGAGCCCGCAGATCTCCAGGTCGATGCTCGTGTCTACATTCGTCGGACTTCTCATTAACCAAGCCAAG AACTCCAAGAATGCCCAGGGCCTAGTTGGACTACGGAATCTTGGCAACACA TGCTTCATGAACTCCATCCTGCAGTGTCTGAGTAACACCCACGACCTGCGAGACTACTGCCTGAGGAACTGCCACCTCACTGACCTCAACAAGAGCTGCAGGGCCAAGGCTGCCCTCAtggacg AGTTCGCCAAACTGACTCAGACCCTCTGGACGTCAGCGGGCAATGAGGCGATAAGCCCGTCCGACTTCAAAACGCAGATCCAGAAGTACGCTCCACGCTTCGTTGGCTACAA tcagCAGGATGCTCAGGAGTTCCTGCGGTTCCTATTGGACGGTCTGCATAACGAGGTTAACAGAGTGGTTGGGCGGCCGCGGGTACCTGTGGAGGACTTCGACCACCTCTC agatgaggagaaaggagagcGCATGTGGAGCAAGTATCTGGAGCGGGAGGACAGCAAAGTGGTCG ATCTGTTTGTGGGACAGCTGAAGAGCTCGCTGACTTGCAATGAGTGCGGCTTCTGCTCCACCGTCTTCGATCCGTTCTGGGATCTGTCTCTGCCCATCCCTAAG AAAGGTTCCAGTGAGGTGACATTGACTGATTGCATCAGACTTTTCACGAAGGAAGATGTTCTCGATGGAGATGAGAAACCG ATATGCCAGAGGTGTAAATCCAGACGAAAATGCACAAAGAAATTCACAGTCCAGAAGTTCCCCAAAATCCTCGTGCTTC ATTTGAAGCGTTTCTCCGAGCCGGGACGTGTGAAGACTAGCAAGCTGTCCACGTTTGTCAACTTCCCCCTCAAAGAGCTGGACCTCAGAGAATTTGCGTCCGAGAACAGTG CAACGGCTATCTACAACCTGTACGCAGTATCTAATCACATAGGGACGACGCTGGGAGGACACTACACGGCCTACTGTCGCAACCCCGTCCTTGGGGAGTGGCACTCATACAACGACTCCAG ggTCAGCCCCATGTCTTCCAGCTCAGTTCGCAGTAGTGACGCCTACGTGCTATTCTACGAACTGGCCACCTCATCGCGCATGTGA